CACGACGACTTAAATATAGCAccaagaaaaagttatgtatcTCCATTGCTACAGATAACTAACCCAATCTTTTCATCTGTCATATTGATACTTTTGTcttttcatcattaattaatCAGCGTATTTATGATAGTAAATGTTAAAAATCAAGATAATACCTTAATGAATggaaatattatttgttatttttagttGGTAACTTAAgacttataaaatttaatttaaaataaagataaaggctgttataatataattagaaatagaaattaaaaagtgGTTGGTTTAAAAGGCAACAATTATAGCTTTTCCTTTTAGACTAACACAGTCAGTAGAGCACTAGAGACAGTGAAGTAACCGAGGTGGCACGTCTTGCGCTAAGGAACAATGACGAAAAACTAAAacatccttctttttcttttcccacCACCCAAACcaacctttttcctttttcattgcaattcacttttgttttttctcaCTCGTCGtctttcttttataatcttCGCTTCACCACACCAATGCAAACGGAAAAGGAAGAATCGCAACTCACAAGGATCACACCGTCGTCATGAAAAAATCGCTCTCCAAAGGCTCGGAGTCGTCCACTCAGTTGGACTCGCCGCTCCAATTCCACTCGCCGATGCGGTGGGACGGGACCGATCCGCCGGAGTCTCCGGAATACCGATCGCCGGGAAACTTGACGGAAAGGCATGCGGACCACTCTATGGCAATCGTCACCGTCGGCAACCTCAAGCAGCTCGTTCCGGACAAGCGCGCGGAGCACCGGAAGCCACCGGAAAATATGCCGCCTCCGTTGAGGGTGTTCAACGGCACGGTGACGGAGGAGACGCAGCGTCCGGCGGCGAAAGCGGCTCCTGCGATGGTTGGAGGCGAGAGGAGATCGAGGTCGTCCGGGTGGACTACGGAGGAGACGGTGTGCAAGGCGGCCCTAGGGTTCCGGCTGAGCGAGATGGTGGTGTGTCTGATTTCGTTTTCTGTTATGGCGGCGGATAAGACGCAAGGATGGAGCGGTGACTCCTTTGATCGCTATAGAGAATATAGGTATTGAAATCATCATTACTATTTGTATgattatcaattttaagtattattatttattaattaatttttaaagtttgtttaGTCAAAATTAGGTTAAATTGATAAAT
This Vigna angularis cultivar LongXiaoDou No.4 chromosome 4, ASM1680809v1, whole genome shotgun sequence DNA region includes the following protein-coding sequences:
- the LOC108330574 gene encoding CASP-like protein 4A2 isoform X2; this encodes MKKSLSKGSESSTQLDSPLQFHSPMRWDGTDPPESPEYRSPGNLTERHADHSMAIVTVGNLKQLVPDKRAEHRKPPENMPPPLRVFNGTVTEETQRPAAKAAPAMVGGERRSRSSGWTTEETVCKAALGFRLSEMVVCLISFSVMAADKTQGWSGDSFDRYREYRYCLSVNIIGFAYSALQACDLSCQLATGKHFISHHLRNHFDFFMDQPHGLMIGYRIGGKMSSQKWPLLQLQCPSSLFLPLL
- the LOC108330574 gene encoding CASP-like protein 4A3 isoform X1, which encodes MKKSLSKGSESSTQLDSPLQFHSPMRWDGTDPPESPEYRSPGNLTERHADHSMAIVTVGNLKQLVPDKRAEHRKPPENMPPPLRVFNGTVTEETQRPAAKAAPAMVGGERRSRSSGWTTEETVCKAALGFRLSEMVVCLISFSVMAADKTQGWSGDSFDRYREYRYCLSVNIIGFAYSALQACDLSCQLATGKHFISHHLRNHFDFFMDQVLAYLLISASSSAATRVDDWISNWGKDEFTEMATASIAMSFLAFLAFAMSSLISGYTLCNRSSM